The Methanosarcina acetivorans C2A genome includes the window CGGTTCGGTACCTTGATTTCCTGAAAGACGGCGGAGTGATTATAGTTAATACTCAACCTATCATCCCCGTAACCGTTACTTCCGGAATGGCAAAGTACCCGGATGTCCAGGAAATCCTTGACACCCTTTCGGAAAAATACATAGTCAAAGCCTTTAATGCAGACGACCTGGCTTATGAAGCCGGGAGCAGGCTTGCAATGAACGTGGCAATGGTTGGGGCAGTTTCCGGTTACCTGCCTGTTCCGAAAGAATCCCTGCTTGAGAGCGTGAAGGCTCTTGTACCGCAGAAAACAATCGAGATTAATGTCAGGGCTTTTGAGATGGGGAGAAGAAAAGTAGAGGAAAGCTGAAAGTAGGGAAGACTTCAGTCTTCTACTTTTTTCTCTATTTTGTTTTGTATCTTTCATTCGGAAGGTAAACATATAGATTAATATTATTAATTTTATACCTCTTTCCCGGTCTTCCCATGACAGAGAAAAACAGCAGTAGAAGAGTTGAATCCTCCTTAAAACGTACAAGGTTCTTAGGTAACCTCGGCCTTATCAGGCTGTCCTACAATTACCTCCGGTAATAAATGAAATCCTTCTTTTTTGATTTAAAGGGCTTATTTGCTTTCTTTTTAGCACTTTTTTATTACTACCAATAATTGTCGGACATCCCCTTATGACTGGAGTTTTCAGAGAACTTGAAGTTGACAAACTGATCGATGAGAAACTTCCAAAAGAAAGAGATCACACCGTCCCTCACTCAGTTTGCATCTTTGCCATGGTAATCAATGGTCTTGGTTTCATAGGGCAACGTCTGTACCTGTTCCCTGATTTTTTCAAAAACATTTCTACGGAAAGGCTTTTAGGAGACGGTATGACAAGAGAAGACCTGAATCAATACGTTATCGGAGAGACTCTTGACAGAATCGTCAGATACGGCCCTACAAAACTGTTTACGGAAATTACTCTTCACATTATGGCTCGTCTACCTATTCCTGTTCACTGTTTACACGCTGACACTACAAGTGTCAGCGTTTATGGGGATTATGATGACGAAGAAACTGAGTTTATTGACATTACTTTTTGAGTTCCTGAAAACGGAAGATAGGATCTCAAGCAGTTTGTGCCGAGCTTGATTGTTAATCAGCATGGGATACCTCTTTTCATGAATACACATTCAGGAAATGCTTCAGACAAAAACACAATTCTGGAAGGAATAAAATCTCTTAAATCAGTTTTAAGACCTGAAAGCAAAGTGTACTATGCCGCTGATAGTTCCTTTTATACAGACAATAATATCCAGAACATAGGAAGGTCATTATGGATCAGTCGTGTTCCTGCAACAATTACCGAGGCAAAGGAACTGATAGCTTCAAATATGAACTTGCAAACGCTAAAAAGTGATGAGAGGTACTCATTCTATCGAACTTTTGTGGAATATGGCGGAATAAAACAAAAGTGGGTTTTGTTGCTTTCTCACAAGATGAAAGAGAAGAAAGAGCAAACTCTAAGGATGAAGCTTGACAGAGAGGTTGAAAAAGCAGAGAAGTCTTTTAAAAAGCTGAAAGGAGAAAATTTCTTCTGCGAAGAGGATGCATTAAAAGCCGCAGAGAAATGGATTGCAGATTTCCCTTCTGTCTCACTTGAAAAAGTAGATGTGAAATCCACTAAAAAACGTAAATCGGGTAAAAGAGGAAGACCTTGAAAAGATGAGGAATTAAAGACTTATTACAGGATAGATGGCAGCATAAAGGTTAATGATGCTTTTTTTTGAAAAAAATGGAGAAAATGGGACTTTTCATCCTTGCGAGTAATGTTATCAGTCTTTCTCCTGAAGAGATGCTGAAGTATTACAAAGGTCAGGATAACGTGGAAAAAGGATTCAGCTTCTTGAAAAGTGATACATTTAGCATATCGAAAGTTTACCTCAAGAACAAAAAGAGAATTGAAGCGCTGACTATGATAATGGTTCTCAGCTTAATGATTTATTCAATTGCAGAATGGAAATTATGGACAAAATTAGACGAAGAAAATGAAACGGCTCCAGATCAAAAAGGGAAACCAACAAAAAGACCTACAATGAGATGGATATTTTTCAATTTCCAGGGAATTACAGAACTTATTTCTCAGAACGAAGGACAAATGAAATCAGAAATATTGAATATGGAGGAGATTCACTGGATGATATTGAGGCTAATGGGGAAGAAATATGAAAATGTCTATCTCTGATTAAGTTAACATGCCGAATAAACGTTATATATCCACATTAAATAATTATATTACTTTAATTATTTTAATTATCTCCTATTAATATAAAGTGTAGAAGTTTTTTGTAATTAAAGACTAGGTTTTTAATTAAATAGTAAAAAATATATTCAATTAATATGAAATTAACTTTAAAGAGTGCGATTACTAAACTCTATGACCCTTAAGTGAAAATGAAGGAGATAATGGTGGATGGAACAGATAAAAAACTGTTTAATTGATTATCTGAAAGCCAATTCTTTTATGGATAAAGATACTCACCTGGAAGACAGCGATTCTCTTACTCAAAACGGCATCATAGATTCGATTGGCCTTCTGGAACTAATTGACTATATTACTGAGAAATACTCTATCGAAATTCCAGAAGAAATGTTGACACCGGAAAATTTTGACACTCTACAGGGAATTAGCAATATGATACACAAACTGGCGAAGTAAAAAGAAGTGAAAAATATGCGAATTGATGCGTATATATCAGAATACGCCAGAAAAACTCCTCAAAGCGTTGCCCTGGAAGATAGCAAAAACTCGGTTTCCTATGGCTGTCTCGAGAAGGACATAAGTAATATAGCTTTATATCTGAAGGATTTTAAACGTTCCAGATTTACAATACTTGCAGAATCCGATATACAGTATGTAAAACTTCTCCTGGCTGTATACCGGTCTGAAAATATTGCAATCCCACTGCCAATAGAATTTCCCAGGTTCAGCCTTGAACGAATTCTTGATTCTGCCCATGTCAACAATATAATTACAACAGATACTCAGTACTCAAGGTTTGGGAAGAGCTTTTTTGAGCGTTTCGGAACTGTCGTTGTTACTTACAATGATATGTCAGTAAATATCCTCCGTAAGGAGATTAAAGACGAAACCAACAATCCTGAACTGAGATTGGTTCTCTATACTTCCGGCACAACAGGTACTCCAAAAGGGGTCATGTTGAGTGACAGGAACCTGATAGCAAACGGAGAATCAATAATAGGAGTGCTTGGCATAACTTCTGAAGATAAAGGAGCGCTTGTGATATCTCCGCATCACGCTTTTGGAAACTCTATTCTCAATTCCCATCTGATGGCTGGAGGTTCTGTCCGAATAGGAACAATGAATTTTATGAATTCTGTTTTTAATCTGATAGGGTCAGGAGTATCAATTTTTTATGGCGTGCCCAGCACCTATCGCATGCTTCTCAAGTATCCAGATAGGTTCAGGCAGGTTTTTACCGGTGTCAGAACCGCTGCTTCAGCAGGCGGAGGTATGGATAGGTCAATCGTAAAAGAGATCCGAGAGCTTGCTCCGTGGCTTGAAATTCTGCCAATGTATGGGCAGACCGAAGCTACGGCAAGGCTTGCCTATGTGCCGGCAGAAGACGTGGATAAATTTATTGATACGATAGGAAAAGCAATTCCTGGAGTTACTCTGGACGTCTTTGACTTTGAGTGCAGATCGGTAGAGCCAAACATAGAAGGTGAGCTGGTTGCCAGAGGGGAAAATATCCTGATAGGTTATCTTGATGATGAAATTGCTACTAAGAGTAAGGTTGTAAACGGATGGCTTCATACAGGAGATCTTGCACAAAAACTGCCCAATGGATATATCCGGCTGCTTGGGCGCAAAGATGACATTATAAAAATCGGGGACCATCGTGTGAATCCCAGAGAAATTGAAAGATATATAGAGGAGAATAACACGGTCTCCAGGGTTTTTG containing:
- a CDS encoding indolepyruvate oxidoreductase subunit beta; its protein translation is MSERAGVKKIDLLITGVGGQGAILASDIIGKAAVVSGIPIRAAETHGMAQRGGSVVNHIRLGSDFGSMIPKKGADIMLALEPMEAVRYLDFLKDGGVIIVNTQPIIPVTVTSGMAKYPDVQEILDTLSEKYIVKAFNADDLAYEAGSRLAMNVAMVGAVSGYLPVPKESLLESVKALVPQKTIEINVRAFEMGRRKVEES
- a CDS encoding acyl carrier protein, with translation MEQIKNCLIDYLKANSFMDKDTHLEDSDSLTQNGIIDSIGLLELIDYITEKYSIEIPEEMLTPENFDTLQGISNMIHKLAK
- a CDS encoding class I adenylate-forming enzyme family protein, yielding MRIDAYISEYARKTPQSVALEDSKNSVSYGCLEKDISNIALYLKDFKRSRFTILAESDIQYVKLLLAVYRSENIAIPLPIEFPRFSLERILDSAHVNNIITTDTQYSRFGKSFFERFGTVVVTYNDMSVNILRKEIKDETNNPELRLVLYTSGTTGTPKGVMLSDRNLIANGESIIGVLGITSEDKGALVISPHHAFGNSILNSHLMAGGSVRIGTMNFMNSVFNLIGSGVSIFYGVPSTYRMLLKYPDRFRQVFTGVRTAASAGGGMDRSIVKEIRELAPWLEILPMYGQTEATARLAYVPAEDVDKFIDTIGKAIPGVTLDVFDFECRSVEPNIEGELVARGENILIGYLDDEIATKSKVVNGWLHTGDLAQKLPNGYIRLLGRKDDIIKIGDHRVNPREIERYIEENNTVSRVFVVPVSHELMGTAISLMVMPAEGTEIEALYAFCRKNFPGYLCPREILFIDYIPLSENGKISNRSIIEEYQHVKSSM